A stretch of DNA from Channa argus isolate prfri chromosome 7, Channa argus male v1.0, whole genome shotgun sequence:
AGTTACCATTCCAAATAAGAAAAATGCATTGTAGAATATTGAATTTAAGTCAAATGAGTTGAAGTTATTTTAGGTTCAgcacattttgaacattttgttaCCTATATGAAAAATAACTGCTTTGGTAATGCAacatttcaacataaaaaaaaattatttgagtaGTGTTTAACTGTGCAGTAGAGCATTTATGATGTGGTTCAGGTGAAACAAACTTGAAACAGATCAATGTGTGTTCCAGGCAAGTGTGAGCAATGAAtgagctggagcagaggaagagaTGTAGCCCACAGCAGGATCCCAGACTTCAAACTGTATCACTAATGGTGACCTAAAGTATACACAAAAATATCTCAGTACCTGCCATTTATTCATGATTAGGtattcagacccccttcacATTTTTCAATGTTATGTTGCTGCTTTAATCGATCTACACTCAGTAACCcacaatgacaaagtgaaaacataatttaagaaatgttggcaaatgtatgaaaatggaaaaaaggaaatactACATTTGCAttagtattcagaccctttgcaacaacacttgaatTGAGCTCAAGTGCCTCTAATTCCTCGATTGTTGTGGAGAAGTTTCTATACCTAGACTAGAATCCATCAGTGGTAAATTAAGTTGATTGGACATAATTTGATATggcacacacctctctataAAAGACCTCACAGAGCACCTGGAGGACTCTCAGGCTGTGAAGAACAAGATaatctggtctgatgaaaccaaaactgaactgatgcCCTAGATTCTAAACTTCAAGTCTGGAGGAAACAAGGTACAGCTCTATACCAGCTCAATGCCATCCCTACATTGAAGCATTGTGGTGGCACCATTATGCTTtggggtgtttttcagcagcagggactgggaaACTGGTCAGGGTTGAGAGAAGGTACAGAGATATATaaacctgttccacagtgcTCAGAACCTCAGAGACTGAGTCAAAGGTTTACCTTCCAACATGACATTTCACACaaccaagacaacacaggagtggCTTAGGGACTCTgtaaatggcagaaaatcccccagtccaggtgtgcaaagctggtCGTGTTATACCAAAAAGactgattatttatttacatgtgatatttaaattttttctttttaatgaatttacagacatttctaaaatttctAAACGTTTTccctttgtcattatggggtactgagaGTGCAGAATTATGAGAAAAGAAATTGAATCAGCTGCAGTAACagactgcaacataacaaaaggttattttaaaaatattttctaaatgcaATGTATATGTACTTTATTACCTGTTGAGTACAATGAGCGCTACTGAGCCATCTGGTCTGATGAAAGCAGAATATTCCAGCTCCGTTGCTCTACTGGGAGACACACCTACTCTCTGAGACCCCTCCAACAAGAACTTACTGTGTAAAAGGGTAATTTGTGTTTATCTTATAAAACATTGAAACCACCTTGAAAGGATACAATCAGTGTGAGCAAGTCATGTAAGACCAACAACTAACAGTCTGATACCTGAAGTGCGCCATGCTATAGAAGCTCGGCTGCTTGTAGAAGACGTCTCGCTTGGCATCCACAATAACAGGGCTATCCACAAAGTTTTTAACCCAGTTTGGCCCACCAGTCTGGTCCAATGCCAGGTTCCAGTCAGTCCAGCCCACCACATACTGATTTAAGTCCTGCCACAGTGTAAACGCCTACAGGTTAGTGTATACTCTGTGTAACTTTGTAGTAAGATGAGTTGAATTGGTGCCttggtgttttgtttgaatATCACAAGGACAGCACATCTGAAACAACAAATCCCTCCTGATTCTCAAGATGTCTACAGTCTGAAAGCACTCATGCAAAATGGATAGATAGGAGGGAATCCAATTTTCTTTGAGGAAAGGTgaggaagaaacaaaacaccagTTCCAGCTTGCTTTAGTGGCCCGCAGGCAGTTCctggagagtgtgtgtctgtgtgtgcagcagatTGCAACTTCTAAACCTGCACTGCTGCATCGAGGGGTTGACTCACCTTTGTGTAACAACTCACAGCTTGTCAAAGCTCACATCTGTTATGGCATATCTGACTAAACAAGCAAAACCCTCATGCATAACACATGATGGTCTTACCTCTATGATGTCATGTGCATACTGCTCAGCCCTGTCCCAGCTACCCAACTTCACTCCTCTGTCTAGTGGGTTCCACCCAGCACAGGCCTCTGTGCCAAACAGGTAATACTCTGGGTATAGGTGATGGGTGACCCCCAGGCTTATATCAGCTGGCACAACTCTGTCCATGTACCAGTGAACTGCTACACCATGGATGTACCTTCCTGCATGAACATCACTTAAGACCtgtaataaaatgacaaaaagggtTGAGTCAAAACTGAGTATGTCTGCACATAAGGGGCTGTTAAATCTTTTTTAGCAGCCTTTCAGGCAGTGTCATCACACCTGTAGTAATACAGGCATTACTGCTGATACAGTAGTTAAAAACTTCATTGTCTCATAGTGGCTAAGACTCAGTTTTAGTAAGTAACTTAAATGATGTAAGAACTTAAATGAAAGCCATCTATCATTTTTAGTTGGTTAATCCACCTATGTATAATCAGATCATTAATATAACTTATTCCATCTTGTCTAATTATTAATATACTTCAGTAAAGTCCTGAAACAAgggtaatttaataataaatcattcTTAACAgcataatgtaattttttttatagtattttactTTCAATGGTAGGACAGAAATAGTTATTAAATTGCTTTCTGTGTGGTGataaaaagtgataaaaacTTGTTCAACCCTGCAGAAACCTagtttgtcctgttttttgGTGAGACATGTGTAGGTAAGATAACAAAACAATATCTTACACACAAGACATTATTTAAGTTGATTTTTTTATCTGACACAGTAACAAATTAAGACTAAATGCACAAATTTTACCTTTACCTTATatctttttcattgtttgtaaGATGAAAGTACAAGGTTTTAAcgtgttttattaatatttcatatatttttttatgagaaGCCTCCGGTATAATTAAGTTTAATAGAACCACTCTCGCTCTCTGTCCTTTGACTAACCACTTTGGCCCAGTAGGGCAGCAGCAGGCGGACATCATCCATTAagagcacatgtgtgtgtgggtatgaCGAAGCGTGCAGGGCAGGGCCTAGGTCTAGTGCCACCCAGTCTCTCTGCTCCTCAGGAGTGAAGCCCAGAGCCTGGAAACTGCAGGGAGACAAGAGATATTTCCCAGTTTGCTGCAAAATTTAAAGTCCTTTTGTTTCATATGAAACcagttttaaaatcaaatgaagaGAGACCTGTAGTTTGTCATTCTTCCTGCAGAGGGCTCATTCCCTGTTGTCAAAGCCCAGAAGGTCAAGTTATAGCTAGCATATTCCTCAAGAAATCTGTGGAAAGGTTAAAGCAGCCATCAGAATAAACATCCCTTGTTTTTAGCAATATGCGACTTCACATTAAGAATACGCCACACCTGATATAGTACTGAGCCCATGTTTTATGGTTCTTgccaccagggtggcccttcaGGGAGCCCTTTCCAATGAGTACACCATTAGTTTTCATCCAGGCTGGGGCACTCCAGGCACTGGCCAACAGAGACAGGGGATGAGGAGAAAAGGCTTGAGCTCGCTGCAGGAGGGGGATCTGTGAGGATTAGAAGAAGGAACATTTAAAGAGATGGACTGATggtgttagtgtgtgtatgtgtgtggaggaAAGACAGGCCTTCATGTTGATGTCCTCAGGTGCCAGAGTAAAATTGTCCAGGTTGTAATCTTCAGGTGTGTCAGCATAGGTGTACAGACGGGTGGAGAAGTCACAGCTCCCCATGGGGACTCGCACCACGCTGTAGCCAATACCTGCCAAAGACACAGCATCAAAAGTATAACTTACACTGTCTTATTACatgtattataatatattatggTATTATAGTGGAAATGTGAATCTTTATTTGGTCTGGGCTAATAAAAGTattgtgattttaatttgtatataaATGCGTATACAATTGTTTTCCTTGTTAGTTTGTGTTCTAGATACAGTcattaataaaaactgttgaCCACAAACATACGTCCACATTTTGCTCAAATCTAAATCGAAAATAGGTAGGACTCCAATTTAACACTGACTTCATAGGAAAACTTAcaattttttacaaagttctgTAGGTAATGCATATACACTGTCCTTAAATGTTCACAGCACAATTGTGTGTTGtacaacattttacatgttaatAAAGTGCTAATACTATATAGGAGGAGTTAAAGTACAATCTTAGTCAGAATAAGACAATGAAGCACAagtaacacaaaaacataaacagtagAATACAGGTCCTGACtttgaatattttctacatTATACTGAATAGAATACCATGTTATTAATGTATGCACTTTGGACAACATTCTTATTACAATGATGTCACAGCACAAATAACTAACAGCTGTGAGTGAAGCTTTACAATACAGATGATTATAATTGATAATCTGGGACCTTAGTGAGCTCATAGCTTGCTCTTAATGAAagttgaaaatgttgtttttgttgtgctgGAGGAGGATAACTGTCATTATGTGGTCATAGATAAAAAAtctccaaaaaagaaaaatatatttgtatctAACTCACTACTTTTGCTCGCAGAGTGTACCTTCACTGGAGAAGTACTGTTGCAGCAGCTGAtcctgtgcagcagcagaaaggGACAGGATGTTAATGGCTGCTGCGTCTGTCATAGCTCCACCAAATCCTCTGATTTTCTGGTACTTCTGGAAGGAATTGACTGTCAACCTGAGGcctgaaacaaaacagatgttttgCAACTGCTGAAACACCAATGACAGCACAATAAAAGCCAAATCACTTACCCGCCCCACTGCTGTTCACCTGGACCTGACCCTGGCCTGGCTCCAGTCTGCTGCCTGCCATGCTGCTCAGGTAGGAGGAGTACTGTCCCAACGGAGGCAGGCTGACTGACCCAACACTATCACAGTAGGTTGAATTACATTCACACACCACAGAATCATGGCCAAAGTTTCTAGCAGCACATTTTTTGCTTCCTGGGAGaagaagaaatacaaacatGATTATTTTCTGTGAGACACAGTGCTGGAAGTAACTAAGAACATATACTTCAGTACTCCTAAGTAATCGTAAGGAGGGATATGTTATTTGTACTTTTCTTATTTCCAAGGTATGATACTTTATAGATCTAATCCACTCTATTTTAGAGGAAAATGTAGTCCTTTTTCACACTACATTTATCTAACAGCTGCAGTGGCTATTTACTCAAATACAAACACCAGCGATATAAGGAGATAACGACAGATGTTAGCgcagcaacagaaacaaactcCTTCAGCTCAGAAGAGTTTGTTTGCATCTTTAAGTAAGAAATTACTTGAATTATATCATAATAGTGATCCACTCAAAATTATCCATGACACCTTGGATAGTTCCTTAAATCTTGAAAATGTATGATTAACTGTAAGTTGCGCAATATTAATAACCTCTGTGCACAAAATATGATCTtgcaaacacagtaaacatcTTTCAGGATTTTGGTGACAGAATTTAACACACTGACGCAACCATTTTGCAGGCGGAGTACTCTTGTTGAGAATACTTTAAGTACAGTTTACCGATAATATTTCTGTgcctaaatataattttaaatgcagtgatcttttcttttaacaaagtattttacagtttggtTTTGCTGGTTTTGTTTAAGCAAATGATCAGAGTACCTATTCTAGCACAGCTGAAGAGAAACCAACACCACAGTGAAAGCAGTAGTGTCATGGTGTGTTGTGTTACCTGTGGTTAGTGTCACTTCTGCTGTGAGAAAAACAAGGGCCAAAAGCAAAGGTGGAGAAAACAACAACGCCATTTTGTCTGTAAACAAAAGTAGTTATCATTTCATTAAACACGAATTAGATCTGTGAAAATCAGCACTTTAAACCGTAAAGTGCTGGTAAACAACAACTCCACTTACACACAGACGTCACACACGCTCATTTAGAGTAGATCATCTCACCTTAGACACTCCCGACAGAAACTCTGACATGTCTTGaaggttaataaaaatgtttacactgCACATTTACCTTAAATTTGTCTAATCTGCCACAACAGTATGTTGCCACAACAGTATGTTTTCGATGTTTTTTGTTCCGGGTTTTAAAGTCATGTGTCTGTGTAAGCAGTCACATGAACAACCGTTTAACACACCGTGCCAGCAGCCAGGTGGCGCTGTATCATGAAAAGATAACAGCAATAATTATTTCAATTTACAACCGTCTTAATCACAGATATGCTTTGCAATAATTTTAGACTTTTGCAACTCTGTCGATATTACTGTGCTGTTTACATGCACGTAGCTTTGGGAAATATTTATTGATGTTAGCAAAATATACCAAAAATTGTAATACTGattgaatacaaatacaaatctcAATTTGAGTAACTTCAGCACTTTTGAAGccactttttatttaacaatgtttAACCGAGATTGTAATACATTGAACTGCACTATATTTATCTAAAATCAAATGTCCTAAATAAATGGCAGATATATAATTCTGATTTTCAGCTTCCTGCCTGATGGACCGTGCTTCCATGGCATTGAAGTAGCATACTGTATAGTACAAAACAATTACCATCATCTCTGGTGTGATTTATACAACAACTGAATATGAAATATTCACACTGCTTCTTGACTTTGTTCAACGTTTTATTATCAAAGTAACACATGCATCAAAATTTACAGAGGAATACACATTGACAtggacatttgtatttttaggaCACTGATGAGTGAATGATATTTGTCTGTTAGCAAGTTGAGTTTCTTTGACTTCATAGGTAGGCGCAAAGCCTTTCCAACATCGTTGGGTTTCTGTTGCTCAAAAAGACGAGTTCTTTCTTCCCTTCCTCTGTTCGGGctgatgaggaaaataaaacaaagctagTAAAAGAACATTTATGTGTCACTGGTGTTTTAGCAAAGCATCAACATAATTATCACTTACTTTGTGGATGCTGCAGCCAATGGCGATCCATATAGTAGAGGTAACAGCTCTCAAACTCCTTCTCACTGTAGTTGGGCACTGACACTGGGATGAATGGATCCATGCTGTCAAACCCCTTCTGATGAGTGCAACAGACAGGaagcaaaaatacagaaaatcaaACCTGTTGCTTTAAGTATGTTTatcaaagaaagaaagtaatCAAATTAAGAAATATGCAACATGATCATAAACAAGCTAATTGTGGGGCAAAtcaaatgcatttgtaaaacctaaaaatgcatttctatGTGATACTGGCCttggtaaaatgttaaaataaagacagaaagcacTGCTTATATCATTCATGAACAGAGATAAGAAGTCAATAATGCATATTTTTGAATATCAACTAatgcatttaagaaaaaaaaaagacctccaGCCCACATAGTCAGGGCTCAACATTAGACATCTAGAGTTGTAAGAACTAGTAAAGGCAAGTGTTCCTGATTTCCTGCATAAATTGGTGTATGTAATCTGATGACCAGTGTCACAAATATCTACAAACATAATATTTCCAAGctgataaaaaatattcatgatgtttcatttttaagatGAACAAATGTTATGAGCAACTTATccagaaaaataagaaattacaGGAAAAAATTATTCTCTTGACAAAGTATCAACAGCGCATAACCAGAATGTTTTATGGGTATCGTTTCATTTAATTCTATAAACAAGATGTGTCTCTGGGGTCTACGGGTTGGAGTACTGCAGTGTCAGATCTGTTATTTGATGACTAATGAACAAATATAGTAAACAGCATGAAAAACTAACCTGCTGTCAGAGCTGGAGGGGACTATATATGGAAGCatgattaattaaaatgacCACTGACCTCTCCCAGCAACTCTTGGGGAAAGTATGCAGATTTCGAAGAGTAGAGAGAACCTGTCTGGGACAAGGTGGCAATGATGGCGCCACCAGTctaagaaaataaagtaaattttaggtgtaaaaataaaaataagagattTCACACATCTATGGTCAGTGTCTTTAGTGTGTTCTTCTCACCCAGTTGTTTTTGATCAGCTTCCTCAGGTTATAAATCAAAGTGAGCTCCTCTGGATCCACCTGATGATGGttagaaaaacagacacatgaatCTTTCATTTGTATCTATGGAAACTAAAAAGAGAAGAATCAAGACAAGTATAAGGCATGAAAGGAGTTTAAATATGTTGTCTCACAGCACTTTTATCTTCCTTCTTGATGGTGGATCTTCCCCACAGGGCATTGACACCATCCACAGCCACAGCCAGGCGAAAGTTTGACTCTAGTTGCCCACTTTGCAGCCTCAACTCCTTCATCAATGCCCCCACCACATCACTACTGCTCTTCACACGAGATATACCCTACAGCAAAGAAAACTCAATCAAAGCCTCATAACTATGTGTAATCTAGTGAAATCAAATGGACTGGAACATTAACATTACAAACCTCTGTAGGAGGAGGAAATCTGAGCAATTGATTTATGGTCAAATTGCAGAAATTTAAAGCAGGATTTATGCAATTTTAAGTCTCAACCCTAGTACAGACGCCCcatttgaaaaacagaaaatagctTCTCTGAcaagtctctcacacacacacacacacaaaatatagaAGTGCTACAGTCTAAAAGATTACTTTTCTTAAAGGAAATAATATGCTAAACTATAATAAAGCAAGATGACTAACtgcaaaaagtgagaaattcgCAGGTTGCTCATAAATCTCTTGCTCGTTTCTGCCTTTGTCAGTATGACGCACAAAAACATTGTGCTGATCCATCATTGTGCTCAGTTCATCGGCTATTGATCACCACTAAGCACAGGCAAGATGAAAGATGAAACTTTAATGACTCCTGTGGGGAAAACGGCAgggcagaaggaaaaaaaggggggtaacagatagaaataaacaaagacagaggggaaaaaaaaaaaaaacatgtccactgaacagaaataaatatcCAGCAGACAAGAGCACAACTCACCTGATCCACCAGTTGTCCAATAGGAGTTCCTTCCTCAGTGAACTCTCGCTTTGTCCAGATGTAACGCTGCTTTGTCTTTATCTGGGAGAGGAACagtaaaattttactttttattttaaatgatctttGTCCTCATTTGAGTtccaatttattttgtaaaataaatgcagaaaatatgGCACTATGGTTTAAAATTAGGTGAAAGAAGCACTGTTAGATTATGCAGAGCGTGGTAAAGCTCAGCAAACCTCAGCTACATCAGAGCAGTGACAGGGAGGGCTAAGCTGAGCAGGGTGAATTGATTTCTGGTTGCATGCGACCTTTAGCTTCCATATTGTAACTTTAAAGTAGTATATAGGCTGCACAAAGATCCTTCTCATATATCATACTTGCACATGCTATAGAGCTGTGTTGGACTTCGCACTGACTACATTAAAATGTCTATAAGTGCCCTATAAATtctattgattgatttatttatttgtcctttcggcttatcccgtgagttcagagtcactacagcagatcatttgtccgcattttgatttggcagagtttttaacgctggatgcccttcctgacgtaaccctccccATGTTCTACCGGGCTTTGACcgtcactgcacagctggggaggggaatgggctgttaaggggAATGGGttgttaagggttcagtgtcttgcccagagacacttcaacatatagccaggactggagatcaaacctctgaccctgtggtctgtggacgactgcctttgcCAACTGATCTACAGCTGCCCTTAAGCTACAGCCGAATAAGTGTCCTATAAATAATATAccttaaaacacactgtactgGTGAATTGCCCAAGTGCTACAGAATCATTGGAATTCTGGATTAAATAAACTCTTTTTAAAGCTGTACTTGTAAGTAGATTAGGGTCATGTCGTAAGGGagcttcattgtttttgtgtatcaGCATGTGACATTAACTGCTGTGAAGACCCAATGGGCCTTAAATGAGGCACAAATATGGTCCAAGAGCTCAACCATAATGTGACAGTTTTTCTAATTCTCCCCAAAGCTTAATATGACAATGTATACTTGTTTAATGACTGATGGTTTTAACATCACACCTTTGAAAGGAATTGCTCATTGGTGATTCTGAAGTTGCGTAACCATTCTGTAGCCTGCAACGGTTGATCAAAGCGAACTGTGTTGTAGGAAGAAGGCAGCAGCTCCTTACAGTTCTTCACCCAGCGGTGGgctgtttaatataaaaaaaattaaataataaccAGAATATTAAAGAGGGCAACTTTTGAAAacttgtgtgtatttaaatctCAGCCATTTGTCTCACCATCAGGAATATGCAGCACCAGCCATCCCTGTGTATAACAGAAGTGGACTGCGTGACAGAGAGACATGGTCTTCCCAGTCCCCTTTAGTCCATCTGAACAATATGATAAGGCCAACAAAAAGTGAACTGTATCAAAAGAGGCAATATATTTtcgtttttctgtgtgtgcacaaacatgACTATGTGTTTGAAGGATACAGAATAAATATCGTAGAGCAGGTTTGCTGTAGTCTGTTTTCTTCAGGTAGGAGATGACCTCCAGAGCCGGTTGCCTCACCATCATACTGGCTTCATTAAATGTCTTCAGCTAAAACAATACACAGGGATTACATATATGACAGACTTTTCACTAGACAGTAATTAGTTATAATCTCTTAtaactcaaaataaataatctcTTGGTCAGTAAGCAtgggcacacacaaacacacacttttcacaAACATAAAAGAGAACCTACCTGTTGTTGATAGCGCCCAGGGAGGCCATGAGGGAACAGGGTATGGACATGTGAGGAGGGCAGAGTGTAATACTGTCCGATGTGTTTCTCTGACTGATGTGCCTGGATAGAGATGAACAGTGAGCGCtctagcaaaaaacaaaaaacaaaaaaacaaaccaaaatgtacAAACAACAGAAATCAGCTGCAACTTGGCATCTGTACTCTGTGTCCCACTGTCTGTGAGCACCACGGTGAgaataatttgtaatttgtctgAACACTGGTAAAGTCAACTTTGCTTACTGGATCATTCTGTTGAGTCCTGAAAACTGAGAAGAGTTCAGGATCTGACTCTACAGCCACAGCCTCCTGCTGCTGCCCACATCCACTTGTATGAAGAGACCTTACATGTTTTACCTGCAGTTTAATAGAATTAATAATTTCATTCTGGTATCATATGTTTAAAGGTGCCAAACTCACAGGCTTATACAACagtattttatgtatgtatgtgataCATAGAGAGGGAAGGCAAAAAAGTATCCAAACAGAAGACACAATAACGTAACTTTGGAAGCATATTATAAGCTGATATTATAAGATATATATTTGCATTAGTATACTGAGCAAagtcagacacacactgcaatcTGCATTCATGTTATCAGGTAAAATAATCTTCTTTATATCCTGGAACAAGTAAACTAACAGTAGTAATTATGAAAAATTCAGAGTATTTTGACATTTATCCATCATAAAGAATAGATGCAGAATTTGAGGCACTTCAAGAAGCTTATCtctaatattataataaacataacaaaacatacagtattggTCTAATTGTGCATATTCTGAATAACACAGTATGTTCTCAGTTCTCTAATATTGATTCTAATCACAGTTTTACAATGGCTAAAACTACAAGGttgtttatatgtatataaaacTCAAAATTTGACATTAACTATGGAAGCTACCTTAATCATTTGTAGTCATCTGAAAAAATGTATTGGTAACCTACTGCAGTTACACTGTAAATTCCCCTAAATGTGCAATGTGCTCACAAAATTTTAAAACTATGTTTTAAACCAGTTGAATCCCAGGTCAGCTCATATCTCCCCCCCCCCTTGCTTTGCAAACATATTTAGCAAATAGAGATCTGAGACGAATTATTCTTAgtaaaaaataatctttaataaTAATGTCTAGAGCTAAATACTTTAACGTCCTGTTAACAAGGTTCTTACCGTGTGACGTAGTCTGAATGGCAGTCTATGAAGTGCCATGATCTAAAATATAGAGAACTAAATTAATTGAAGCCCTATCACAGGAATCATAAGCATAAACAAAGCAAgtaatgtgcaaacacacatgacCTGTAACCTTGCATAAACACTGTGCTAACGCCTAAGCTAACTAAAGTAGCAGGCATGTATCTCAACATTAATAACAAGAAGCTACGTGAGTAAATAGCCTCGTCTACCCGCCGTTCACTTCATTAAATGCAGAATGAGCGGGAATCGAGGTAATGTCACAACTGAAAAACGTCCAGACCTTTAGTGGATAACAGGATAAACTGCAAGCCTCCAAACGGTATCAATGTGCCAGATCTACCCTGGGCACCGCCATCATGTAACACTGGAGGACGTGACGTAGAGACATTACAATTCTGTTTAGCCAATCAGGTGAGATGAGCGAGCGACGACAACAATTGAGTAAAATGGAGTTTGGCAGAGTTTGGCAAATTTCACCTGTAATAAGAAGGAATACAGGCAGACACACGATAGCTGTAAACACACTGAGGAGGTGTTAAATAGTGCTTGAAATTGCTGCTTGAAGAACTAAACATGGTGGACATGGTTCCATGCGTTTTTGACACTTAAACATGGCCCTGTTGGGCAATTACAAAACTTTCAACTCtccattttttctctctttgaaaagaagataaaaaagtCATAGGCCTTTCTAACAAATAGGTATCCATACTGAAAAACCAAATTATTGAAACTGCATGTGATTGCTACCTTACTTTACCTTTACCTTACCTTACTTACTAGCTTATTTTACCTAGAAATTAGACTTATGACTGTATTTTAAACCCCCTGAAGTGTCACTATTCTCATTTTTCCCCCACCTTTGTGTCCAACAttgtttcatatattttcttctaattattccatttttttatagttgtctttgtatatttatatgCATGTATGACAGCATATGTGACAGCATAATGTTTTTCATAAATTGAACAAATAGATTTTCAAACATAAAAGGTACCTGAAAACAATTT
This window harbors:
- the gba1 gene encoding lysosomal acid glucosylceramidase, yielding MALLFSPPLLLALVFLTAEVTLTTGSKKCAARNFGHDSVVCECNSTYCDSVGSVSLPPLGQYSSYLSSMAGSRLEPGQGQVQVNSSGAGLRLTVNSFQKYQKIRGFGGAMTDAAAINILSLSAAAQDQLLQQYFSSEGIGYSVVRVPMGSCDFSTRLYTYADTPEDYNLDNFTLAPEDINMKIPLLQRAQAFSPHPLSLLASAWSAPAWMKTNGVLIGKGSLKGHPGGKNHKTWAQYYIRFLEEYASYNLTFWALTTGNEPSAGRMTNYSFQALGFTPEEQRDWVALDLGPALHASSYPHTHVLLMDDVRLLLPYWAKVVLSDVHAGRYIHGVAVHWYMDRVVPADISLGVTHHLYPEYYLFGTEACAGWNPLDRGVKLGSWDRAEQYAHDIIEDLNQYVVGWTDWNLALDQTGGPNWVKNFVDSPVIVDAKRDVFYKQPSFYSMAHFSKFLLEGSQRVGVSPSRATELEYSAFIRPDGSVALIVLNRSPLVIQFEVWDPAVGYISSSAPAHSLLTLAWNTH
- the dap3 gene encoding 28S ribosomal protein S29, mitochondrial, with the protein product MALHRLPFRLRHTVKHVRSLHTSGCGQQQEAVAVESDPELFSVFRTQQNDPAHQSEKHIGQYYTLPSSHVHTLFPHGLPGRYQQQLKTFNEASMMVRQPALEVISYLKKTDYSKPALRYLFYGLKGTGKTMSLCHAVHFCYTQGWLVLHIPDAHRWVKNCKELLPSSYNTVRFDQPLQATEWLRNFRITNEQFLSKIKTKQRYIWTKREFTEEGTPIGQLVDQGISRVKSSSDVVGALMKELRLQSGQLESNFRLAVAVDGVNALWGRSTIKKEDKSAVDPEELTLIYNLRKLIKNNWTGGAIIATLSQTGSLYSSKSAYFPQELLGEKGFDSMDPFIPVSVPNYSEKEFESCYLYYMDRHWLQHPQTRTEEGKKELVFLSNRNPTMLERLCAYL